A genome region from Hymenobacter tibetensis includes the following:
- a CDS encoding organic hydroperoxide resistance protein, translating to MKIDKIFTAQALAKGGRDGHVSTNNNVLDIDLSTPKEMGGPGKPGSTNPEQLFAAGYAACFEGALGVAARQAKVKLEGVTVEALIGFGKAEDGGYGISADLHINIPGIEQSQAEELVEAAHGICPYSRATKGNIEVNLTTSTNA from the coding sequence ATGAAAATCGACAAAATCTTCACTGCGCAAGCTCTCGCCAAAGGCGGCCGCGACGGTCACGTTTCCACCAACAACAACGTACTGGATATCGACCTTAGCACTCCCAAAGAAATGGGTGGCCCTGGTAAGCCTGGTTCTACCAACCCCGAGCAGTTGTTTGCAGCTGGCTACGCAGCTTGCTTTGAAGGCGCACTGGGTGTAGCGGCTCGGCAAGCCAAAGTGAAACTAGAAGGCGTGACGGTAGAAGCCCTAATTGGGTTCGGCAAAGCAGAAGATGGCGGCTACGGCATTTCGGCCGACTTGCATATCAACATTCCCGGCATCGAGCAAAGCCAGGCCGAAGAGTTGGTAGAAGCCGCTCATGGTATCTGCCCGTATTCGCGCGCCACAAAGGGCAATATCGAGGTGAACCTCACCACCAGCACCAACGCCTAG
- a CDS encoding D-alanine--D-alanine ligase family protein has product MAQKKLLKALNRPTPNFRVLSVEEWDAADPAATLQYLVRELGLPLVFKAPRQGSSIGVSILREADVAKFLDAVERSLFRKTVVGAEWQKLTERDKLQWVQQLVDIRDGIGLPVEVSTLAPLASSTLDATAQPSEKQIVAHPEELLRVLDATLQTTEAVRLTNVDGEAQVLLESFVQGREFSCIVVEDPTGKPLALPPTEIVKGEEMFDYRSKYLPGLSRKITPIDLPEADIQRIREACEEMFETFGFQVYARLDGFISSEAPVTDSEATATDSGNFIFLNDPNTTSGMLPASFFFHQAAEIGLNPSQFLTFLIRTSLAARRRGGMQPVRLAGLLKQLDTAVASRQQQERTRTKVAVVMGGYSSERHISVESGRNIYEKLSSSVKYEPVPVFLTGNSQEFRLYVLPINVMLKDNADDIREKIELAEAGHPTHPILTRIRHEAEAITSAYAGQPTEQPRRVSFSELAEEVSEVFIALHGRPGEDGALQRELEQYGLPYNGSGAESSSITINKFETNRKLREAGLRVAEHRMATRLEWTADSEGFYQSLEAQFPYPFIAKPADDGCSSAVKKIKNRAELAAFSRLIFRDQEELMPADATVLQLGFKEEFPQKEAFLVETLIARDGAAHFLEVTGGLLTHWGPNGELEIEVFEASEALATGEVLSLEEKFLAGEGQNITPARYAPDPAERQRISEEVKAELRRVAEVLDIQGYARIDAFVRVRQQGAVEVLIIEVNSLPGMTPATCIFHQTALAGYTPYDFIDQILEFGKQRADKLELNA; this is encoded by the coding sequence GTGGCACAAAAGAAGCTACTGAAAGCCCTGAACCGGCCGACGCCTAATTTCCGCGTGCTGTCAGTGGAAGAGTGGGACGCTGCCGATCCGGCCGCCACGCTGCAGTATCTGGTGCGGGAGTTGGGCCTGCCGTTGGTGTTCAAAGCACCCCGTCAGGGTTCTAGCATCGGGGTCAGTATTCTTCGGGAAGCCGACGTAGCGAAATTCTTGGATGCCGTAGAACGCAGTTTGTTCCGCAAAACTGTTGTTGGGGCGGAGTGGCAGAAGCTCACCGAACGGGACAAGCTCCAGTGGGTGCAGCAGCTCGTGGACATCCGGGATGGTATCGGGCTTCCCGTGGAAGTTTCCACCCTCGCTCCTCTAGCTTCCAGTACCCTTGACGCCACTGCTCAGCCCTCTGAAAAGCAGATAGTAGCTCACCCCGAAGAACTGCTGCGCGTGCTAGACGCCACGTTGCAAACCACGGAGGCCGTGCGGCTAACCAATGTGGATGGTGAGGCCCAGGTACTGCTAGAGAGCTTCGTGCAGGGGCGCGAGTTTTCGTGCATTGTGGTGGAAGACCCAACTGGCAAGCCGCTGGCGTTGCCGCCCACCGAAATTGTGAAAGGCGAAGAGATGTTCGACTACCGGTCGAAATACCTGCCGGGCCTCTCACGCAAAATCACACCTATCGACTTACCCGAAGCCGACATTCAGCGCATCCGCGAGGCTTGCGAAGAGATGTTCGAGACCTTCGGTTTTCAGGTGTACGCCCGCTTGGACGGATTTATTAGTTCCGAAGCGCCCGTCACGGACTCCGAGGCAACGGCTACTGACTCGGGCAACTTTATTTTCCTCAACGACCCGAATACCACGTCGGGCATGTTGCCTGCTTCGTTTTTCTTTCACCAAGCTGCCGAAATCGGCCTGAATCCGTCGCAGTTTCTTACGTTTCTGATTCGCACGTCGTTGGCGGCGCGGCGGCGGGGGGGTATGCAGCCGGTTCGGTTGGCTGGTTTGCTGAAGCAACTGGATACGGCCGTGGCTTCACGGCAGCAGCAAGAGCGCACCCGTACCAAAGTCGCCGTGGTTATGGGCGGCTACTCTTCGGAGCGGCACATTTCAGTGGAAAGTGGGCGCAACATCTACGAAAAGCTTAGCTCCTCCGTCAAATACGAGCCTGTGCCGGTGTTCCTGACGGGCAACAGCCAAGAGTTCCGGCTCTACGTGCTGCCCATCAACGTGATGCTCAAGGACAATGCCGATGACATTCGAGAGAAAATTGAGTTGGCCGAAGCAGGCCACCCGACGCACCCTATTCTGACCCGTATCCGTCACGAAGCCGAGGCCATTACCAGTGCGTACGCCGGGCAACCCACTGAGCAGCCGCGGCGCGTGTCGTTTTCGGAATTGGCTGAAGAGGTGAGCGAGGTATTTATTGCCTTGCATGGCCGCCCAGGCGAAGATGGAGCGTTGCAGCGCGAGCTGGAACAGTACGGGCTACCCTACAACGGCTCGGGTGCCGAAAGCAGCAGCATCACCATCAACAAGTTCGAAACCAACCGCAAGCTGCGCGAAGCCGGTCTGCGAGTAGCCGAACACCGCATGGCTACCCGTCTGGAATGGACTGCCGATTCGGAAGGGTTCTACCAAAGCCTGGAAGCGCAGTTTCCGTATCCTTTCATTGCCAAGCCTGCCGACGACGGTTGTTCTTCGGCGGTCAAGAAAATCAAGAACCGCGCGGAGCTAGCTGCTTTTAGCCGCCTCATTTTCCGCGACCAGGAAGAACTGATGCCCGCGGATGCAACCGTGCTTCAGCTTGGGTTCAAAGAAGAGTTTCCGCAAAAAGAGGCTTTCCTGGTCGAGACCCTCATTGCCCGCGACGGGGCGGCTCACTTCTTGGAAGTGACCGGCGGCCTGCTCACCCATTGGGGCCCTAATGGCGAGCTGGAAATCGAGGTGTTTGAGGCTTCCGAAGCCCTTGCCACCGGCGAAGTATTAAGCTTGGAAGAGAAGTTTCTGGCCGGCGAAGGCCAGAACATCACCCCGGCGCGCTACGCCCCCGACCCGGCTGAGCGGCAGCGCATTTCCGAGGAAGTGAAAGCCGAGCTGCGCCGGGTGGCCGAAGTGCTGGACATTCAGGGCTATGCCCGCATCGATGCGTTTGTGCGAGTGCGGCAACAGGGCGCCGTGGAAGTACTGATCATTGAAGTAAATTCGTTGCCGGGAATGACGCCTGCCACCTGCATTTTCCACCAAACTGCCCTGGCCGGTTACACTCCCTACGACTTCATCGACCAGATTCTAGAGTTTGGGAAACAGAGAGCCGATAAGTTAGAGCTTAACGCCTAG
- a CDS encoding NADP-dependent oxidoreductase, with protein sequence MNTQTILFASRPQGAPTAEQFRFETREVAAPAEGQVLLKTRYVSVDPYMRGRMSAAKSYIAPFEVGQPIAGAVVAEVVESHSESLPVGSMVVGNLPWQEYTVAAANTVNRIPTDKAPASYFLGLLGMPGLTAYFGLLEICQPKAGETVVVSGAAGAVGMVVGQLAKIHGARVIGTAGSDEKVAYLKELGFDEAINYKTTPDIAQALAAAAPNGIDCYFDNVGGAITDAVYDQLNTHARIALCGQISTYNATEAPVGPRPEGKLLKTSTKLQGFIVSDYSERWPEGVKQLTEWYSQGKLKFEETITEGFNQIPAAFLGLFKGENTGKAVVKVA encoded by the coding sequence ATGAACACGCAAACCATCTTATTTGCTAGCCGCCCGCAGGGTGCCCCTACCGCCGAGCAATTTCGGTTTGAAACCCGCGAAGTAGCGGCCCCGGCCGAGGGTCAAGTCCTGTTGAAAACCCGCTACGTTTCCGTTGACCCTTATATGCGCGGCCGGATGAGCGCGGCCAAATCATATATCGCGCCGTTTGAGGTAGGCCAGCCTATTGCAGGCGCAGTGGTGGCGGAAGTGGTGGAAAGCCACAGCGAAAGCCTTCCGGTAGGCAGCATGGTGGTCGGCAATTTGCCGTGGCAGGAATACACCGTAGCCGCCGCCAACACCGTGAACCGTATACCCACCGACAAAGCGCCCGCCAGCTACTTTCTTGGGTTGCTAGGCATGCCTGGGCTGACTGCGTACTTCGGGCTGCTTGAAATCTGCCAGCCCAAAGCGGGTGAAACGGTGGTGGTGTCTGGGGCAGCAGGAGCAGTAGGCATGGTAGTAGGCCAGTTGGCTAAGATTCACGGGGCCCGCGTTATTGGGACGGCTGGCTCCGATGAAAAGGTGGCTTACCTCAAAGAGCTTGGCTTCGACGAAGCCATCAACTACAAAACCACTCCCGATATAGCGCAAGCACTAGCTGCCGCCGCGCCCAACGGCATCGACTGCTACTTCGACAATGTGGGCGGCGCCATCACCGATGCCGTATACGACCAACTGAACACGCACGCCCGCATTGCTTTATGCGGCCAGATTTCCACCTACAACGCCACGGAAGCGCCCGTAGGCCCGCGCCCCGAAGGCAAGCTACTCAAAACCAGCACCAAGCTTCAGGGCTTTATCGTGAGCGACTACTCGGAGCGGTGGCCGGAAGGCGTTAAACAACTCACGGAGTGGTATAGCCAGGGCAAGTTGAAGTTTGAAGAAACCATCACCGAAGGGTTCAATCAGATTCCGGCCGCGTTCTTAGGCTTATTCAAGGGAGAAAACACTGGCAAAGCGGTAGTAAAAGTGGCGTAA
- a CDS encoding PASTA domain-containing protein: MSFLKSDTPLDLVKHLVVIGVAAAALVFGFFFVYLPLTTNHGETIVVPKITGMNQADLDSYLDERNLRYFVDDSTYNPRVPPFQVLNQDPAPGERVKEDRKIYITVAMKNPPVIKMPTLTGGSEKNAQMILSSYGLTVGKLIKVPNLEQNMVLRQMVNGKEIAPGAPIAKGTSVDLEVGDGLGNQEFAVPNLLNMPADEATTLLVGQGLQLGETFYQEPQEGEVEGTVVKQRPVAAPDATIRMGQLVDIWVAGKAPLSEVK, from the coding sequence ATGTCTTTTCTTAAATCTGATACGCCGCTTGATCTTGTCAAACACCTGGTGGTGATAGGCGTGGCGGCGGCGGCGTTGGTGTTCGGCTTTTTCTTCGTGTATCTGCCCCTCACCACCAACCACGGCGAAACCATTGTGGTGCCCAAAATCACGGGCATGAATCAGGCCGACCTCGACAGCTACCTCGACGAGCGAAACCTGCGCTACTTCGTGGACGACTCCACCTACAACCCGCGCGTACCACCGTTCCAGGTGCTCAACCAAGATCCAGCTCCCGGTGAGCGGGTGAAGGAAGACCGCAAAATCTATATTACGGTGGCCATGAAGAACCCACCGGTCATTAAGATGCCTACGCTAACGGGCGGCTCCGAAAAGAATGCCCAAATGATTCTTAGCAGCTATGGTCTGACGGTGGGCAAGCTGATAAAAGTGCCCAACCTAGAGCAGAACATGGTATTGCGGCAGATGGTGAACGGCAAGGAAATTGCGCCCGGCGCTCCTATTGCGAAAGGCACCAGCGTAGACCTCGAAGTGGGCGACGGTCTTGGCAACCAGGAATTTGCCGTTCCCAACCTACTCAACATGCCCGCCGACGAAGCCACTACGCTGCTAGTTGGCCAGGGTTTGCAGCTAGGTGAAACATTTTACCAGGAGCCACAGGAAGGCGAAGTGGAAGGCACGGTGGTAAAACAACGACCCGTAGCCGCGCCTGATGCTACCATCCGGATGGGCCAGCTCGTGGATATTTGGGTGGCCGGCAAAGCGCCCCTATCCGAGGTCAAGTAG
- a CDS encoding phosphoglycerate kinase: MKTLDQYNFSGKRAVVRVDFNVPLDKEFNITDDTRIRAATPTIKKILSDGGSVVLLSHLGRPKGGPENKYSLQHIVARLGEEYGAEVQFAPDALKAEQQAQALQPGQILLVENVRFYPEEEKGDEAFATELAKLGEVYVNDAFGAAHRKHASTAVMAAQFAPEDRIAGYLLQSELDNAQKVLEHAERPFTAIMGGAKISDKIQLIEKLLDKVDNLLIGGGMAYTFAKAQGGSIGSSLLEADKMDLALRLIQQAKDKGVNLVLPTDSVIADKFANDANTKQANNDSIPDGWLGLDLGSESQKAFADIVRQSKTVLWNGPMGVFEMSNFAAGTTKVAEAIAEATEAGAFSLIGGGDSAAAVNQLGFADKVSYISTGGGALLEYMEGKELPGVAALEGR, from the coding sequence ATGAAAACCCTCGACCAGTACAACTTCAGTGGCAAGCGCGCCGTGGTACGCGTGGACTTCAACGTGCCGCTTGACAAGGAGTTCAACATCACCGACGACACCCGCATTCGGGCAGCAACGCCCACTATCAAAAAGATTTTGTCGGATGGCGGTTCGGTGGTACTGCTCTCACACCTAGGCCGGCCCAAAGGCGGCCCCGAAAACAAGTACTCGCTCCAACACATTGTGGCCCGCCTAGGGGAGGAGTATGGTGCCGAGGTGCAGTTTGCTCCGGATGCGCTGAAGGCTGAGCAGCAGGCCCAGGCATTGCAGCCCGGCCAGATACTGCTCGTTGAAAATGTGCGCTTCTATCCTGAGGAAGAGAAAGGCGACGAAGCATTTGCTACGGAGCTAGCCAAACTAGGCGAGGTATACGTGAACGACGCCTTCGGTGCAGCACACCGGAAGCATGCTTCCACCGCCGTAATGGCAGCGCAGTTCGCTCCCGAAGACCGGATAGCCGGCTACCTGCTTCAGTCGGAGCTGGACAATGCGCAGAAGGTGCTCGAACATGCCGAGCGTCCCTTCACGGCTATTATGGGCGGCGCCAAAATTTCCGACAAGATTCAACTGATTGAAAAACTGCTTGATAAGGTTGACAACCTCCTGATTGGGGGCGGCATGGCCTACACATTTGCCAAAGCGCAAGGTGGCAGTATTGGTAGCTCGTTGCTGGAAGCCGACAAAATGGATTTGGCTCTCCGCCTCATCCAGCAAGCCAAAGACAAAGGCGTAAACCTGGTGCTGCCTACCGACAGTGTCATTGCCGATAAATTCGCCAACGACGCCAACACCAAACAAGCCAACAACGACAGCATTCCCGACGGGTGGCTGGGTCTTGACCTCGGCTCCGAGTCGCAAAAAGCCTTTGCCGACATCGTGCGCCAGTCCAAAACAGTGCTCTGGAATGGCCCCATGGGGGTGTTCGAGATGAGCAACTTTGCAGCCGGCACCACGAAGGTAGCCGAGGCCATTGCTGAGGCTACGGAAGCTGGCGCCTTCAGCCTCATTGGCGGCGGCGACTCTGCCGCGGCAGTCAACCAGCTTGGCTTCGCCGATAAAGTATCGTATATCTCCACTGGCGGCGGTGCGCTACTTGAGTATATGGAAGGCAAGGAATTGCCCGGCGTAGCAGCGCTAGAAGGACGATAA
- a CDS encoding rhodanese-like domain-containing protein has translation MPDITPAELKQRQAAGEKLTIIDVRETWENEEARIEGSQNIPLGTLPQKLDDLDELKNQEIIVHCKGGGRSSSAKAFLSQQGFMNVRNLVGGFQAYQQA, from the coding sequence ATGCCTGATATCACTCCTGCCGAGCTAAAGCAGCGCCAAGCTGCTGGTGAAAAGCTCACCATTATTGACGTTCGAGAAACCTGGGAAAACGAGGAAGCCCGTATCGAGGGCAGTCAAAATATTCCGCTTGGTACGCTTCCACAAAAGCTAGACGACCTCGACGAATTGAAAAACCAGGAAATCATCGTCCATTGCAAAGGGGGCGGACGCTCCTCTTCCGCTAAGGCCTTTCTTAGTCAGCAAGGTTTCATGAACGTGCGCAACCTAGTTGGTGGCTTTCAAGCGTATCAGCAGGCCTAA
- a CDS encoding MarR family winged helix-turn-helix transcriptional regulator — protein sequence MTSSTDPMAATDLLKLENQLCFPLYAASRMLTKAYQPFLQSLDLTYPQYLVFMLLWEHEQLTVKEIGEKLLLDSGTLTPLFKRMEQKQWVSRSRDPQDERSVIISLLPAGRELQNRACHVPSQLIGKLDMTPAEMEELRAHLLHLLTRLT from the coding sequence ATGACTTCATCTACCGACCCTATGGCTGCCACTGACTTGCTGAAGCTGGAAAACCAGCTTTGCTTTCCGCTGTATGCCGCTTCCCGGATGCTGACCAAGGCGTACCAACCTTTTCTGCAATCCCTCGACCTCACGTATCCGCAGTACTTGGTGTTCATGCTTCTGTGGGAGCACGAGCAGCTGACGGTGAAGGAAATAGGCGAAAAGCTGCTGCTGGATTCGGGCACGCTTACTCCGCTATTCAAGCGCATGGAGCAGAAACAGTGGGTGAGCCGAAGCCGTGACCCGCAAGACGAACGGTCGGTCATCATTAGTTTGCTGCCCGCGGGGCGGGAACTCCAGAACCGCGCATGCCACGTGCCCAGCCAGCTAATCGGGAAGCTGGACATGACCCCAGCCGAGATGGAAGAGTTGCGCGCTCATCTCCTGCATTTACTGACGCGGCTAACCTAA
- a CDS encoding T9SS type A sorting domain-containing protein, whose protein sequence is MMSLKLLRYSFLSLLSLAPLVGQAQGVGPLTTDPARASSSAVRTTVTAQRVQALALPFFDDFTSPQEGAPTVQNWVVPTGVLVNNRLAFEPPTRGVATFDGLRANGQPYGGGGSSEIDVLVSQPIDLSGRSAADQIFFGFFWQAGNIRGGLNTNSSSRQVSLQVEFKDNTGGWRQVWIERSTTGNRTAFRQKFIAVTQPMFLHADFQFRFRATGDVATNEDNWSIDYVRLAPLQPVPPRTVVDTLYQDVAISRPLSSLLTRGTAMPVWQFNAAANPSSQLNPATFTTVNNLDKSGFPTPLQATGTLQVLPTGPVATFPITAPTTLISNQKQARAEGNASSVTLPITPEPKTIRHRVTLASNEVDPLTLPNDTISRLTELSDYYAFDDGTAEATININPFDQPGNRYFALRFETNRPDQVRSIRLQLLPLYPQATGRQITINIWDADPDPAANGRPAATPKATQSYSIPATLPAGQSFIDIPFTVPVPVSGRFYAGYGHGPTGTLSVNPVRLGLDLNTPIPADAFWQFTPGWSQPTATFYPTGSLMLRPVLNNNILAVAPAAVAATYSVYPNPSNDGQVRVQGRYAQAVVLDALGRVAWQQPASQTGQSTLDLHALPAGLYLVQLTLHDRLTVTKRLVLTK, encoded by the coding sequence ATGATGAGTTTGAAACTTTTACGCTACTCGTTTCTATCCTTGCTTAGCCTAGCTCCCTTGGTGGGGCAGGCGCAGGGTGTAGGCCCCTTAACTACTGATCCGGCGCGCGCTTCTTCAAGTGCCGTTCGGACGACGGTGACGGCACAGCGCGTGCAAGCCTTGGCCCTACCCTTTTTCGATGACTTCACTTCTCCGCAGGAAGGCGCACCCACAGTACAAAACTGGGTGGTTCCGACGGGAGTATTGGTAAACAACCGCTTGGCTTTCGAGCCGCCAACGCGCGGCGTGGCCACTTTTGATGGGTTGCGGGCCAACGGCCAGCCTTATGGCGGCGGCGGCAGCAGCGAAATTGATGTGCTGGTTTCGCAGCCCATTGACTTGAGTGGACGCTCGGCGGCCGATCAAATTTTCTTCGGTTTCTTCTGGCAAGCCGGCAACATCCGCGGAGGCCTCAACACCAATAGTAGCAGCCGGCAGGTTTCTTTGCAAGTGGAATTCAAGGACAACACGGGCGGCTGGCGGCAAGTATGGATAGAGCGCAGCACCACCGGCAACCGGACGGCTTTCCGGCAGAAGTTTATTGCCGTCACGCAGCCGATGTTTCTGCACGCCGACTTCCAGTTCCGCTTCCGGGCCACTGGCGACGTTGCTACCAACGAAGACAACTGGAGCATCGACTATGTCCGGCTGGCACCGCTGCAACCCGTCCCTCCCCGGACCGTGGTTGATACGCTGTACCAGGATGTGGCCATTAGCAGGCCCTTAAGCAGCTTACTGACTCGTGGCACGGCCATGCCCGTGTGGCAATTCAACGCAGCAGCCAACCCCTCCAGCCAGTTGAACCCGGCCACCTTCACTACGGTGAACAACCTGGATAAGAGCGGCTTTCCTACGCCCTTGCAAGCAACCGGCACGCTGCAAGTGTTACCCACCGGACCAGTCGCCACCTTCCCTATCACTGCTCCCACTACGCTGATAAGCAACCAAAAGCAGGCACGGGCGGAAGGCAACGCGTCGTCTGTCACGCTGCCTATCACGCCCGAGCCAAAGACCATCCGGCACCGTGTAACACTCGCCAGCAATGAGGTAGACCCGCTCACCTTGCCCAACGACACTATTTCTCGCCTAACCGAACTGAGCGACTACTACGCCTTCGATGATGGTACCGCTGAAGCTACTATCAACATCAACCCCTTCGACCAGCCGGGCAACCGCTACTTTGCGTTGCGCTTCGAGACCAACCGCCCCGACCAAGTACGCAGCATCAGGCTACAGCTACTTCCCTTGTATCCGCAGGCGACGGGCCGCCAGATTACAATCAACATTTGGGACGCTGATCCGGACCCTGCTGCCAACGGACGACCCGCGGCCACTCCCAAAGCCACCCAGAGCTACAGTATTCCGGCTACGCTGCCGGCAGGCCAGAGCTTCATAGATATACCATTCACGGTGCCAGTGCCGGTAAGCGGACGGTTCTACGCAGGCTACGGCCATGGCCCAACCGGAACGCTTTCTGTGAACCCGGTCCGGTTGGGGTTGGACTTGAACACGCCTATTCCCGCTGACGCTTTCTGGCAATTCACGCCGGGCTGGTCGCAACCTACCGCTACATTCTACCCAACCGGCTCTCTGATGCTGCGGCCCGTGTTGAACAACAATATCCTGGCGGTGGCTCCCGCTGCTGTAGCAGCCACCTACAGCGTGTACCCCAACCCCAGCAACGACGGGCAGGTACGGGTGCAAGGCCGCTACGCACAGGCGGTGGTGCTGGATGCGTTGGGCCGAGTGGCTTGGCAGCAGCCAGCCTCTCAAACAGGCCAATCTACCTTAGATTTGCATGCCTTGCCAGCGGGGCTGTACTTGGTGCAACTCACCCTGCATGACCGGCTTACAGTCACGAAACGCTTGGTACTAACAAAGTAG